In Pelecanus crispus isolate bPelCri1 chromosome 13, bPelCri1.pri, whole genome shotgun sequence, the DNA window CCAACTCCTTTTGTCCGCCACAAGAGCCAAACGCATGGCTTCACGTTGCCTGCAGCGTCTAATGGTTggggggaggttttgggggtgtgtgtggggtggCCGTGGGGAATCTGATTTTACTGaggtttttcttaaaaaagcaaCTCCAGCAACATCTGATTCCTAGATGTGCAAACCCTGCAGCACACGCACCCCAGGTGATATTCTCCTAGCAAGTTTTCCTGGCCGCAAAGTGCGGCCAGCTCTTTAAGGAACAGCCTGGTTCTGCCTCGAATCGGCCTTTCGGCTTTGGGATTACACTTTTTCAAGCACGACAACTTCCAGTACGTACAGCGAGTAGTTTACTACGACACAAGACAAATGAGTAGATGAGCACGTTTGCTCATCGGTCACTCCGTGCTTCTGTTACAGAACCGGTAGCGAACAGAAACGCCGGACTAGAGGGCACGCTGACACAGGCTGCGGCTTCAGCGAACAGTCCAagcccggccctgccgccccgCGGAAGCACGGCGAGGCCTGTccgcgccggcggcggcgctcAGAGCCCCTGCCCGGCGGGGCtgagcatctcctgcagcaCCAGGTGCAGCAGGTGGTTCTGCTCGGCGCTAAGCAGCGGCCAGAGCTCGGCCTGCAGGGCCTTCAGCGCCTCCGCGTCCTTCTCCTGGCACGCCAGCACGGCCGACTGCAGCAGCAAGAAGAGCTCGGCCGGCAGGTAGCTCGCCGCCGGCGGcagcccgccgcccgccccggggccgcccccggcccccggcgccgcgccgccctccGGCGCCTCCCAGCAGTACTGCTCCAGCGTCCGGGCGTGCTCGGGCAGCAGCTTGGCGGGCggcggctgcagcagcagcagcagcagcacccgcgACACCTCGCAGCGCGCCAGCACGTCCAGGAAGGCGCCGCCGggcgcgcccccgcccccgccgccgccgccgctcagcccggccccggccagCGCCTGCGCCCGCGTCAGCGCCGCCAGCGCGCCGGCGTAGTCGCggcccagcagcaggcaggaggcgCGCTCGGCCAGGCAGCGCAGCGCCTCCAGGGGCAgccgcgccgccgccagcaGCTCGGCCGCCCGCTGCAGGtgcgcggcggcgcgggcgggccgGCCCGTGTCGCGCAGCGCCGCCGCCAGCTCCAGGCACAGCCCGGCCGCCAGCGCCGGCTGCCCCCGCTCCAGGTGCAGGCGGGCGGCGAAGGCGCCGCAGCTCTGCGCCGCCGCCACGTGCTCGCCGAAGCCGCCGCGCAGCCCCAGGCGCTGCCGCAGGTCCCGCTCCTGGCGCAGGAAGAGCCGCGCCGCCTCGGCCAGGGCGGCCGCCTCGGCGGGCCCGTGGAAGAGGCTCTGGGCGCAGCGCGCCACGGCCAGCTGGCACCAGGCCGCGTAGGGCAGGCTCTCCTGGGCGCGCAGCTCCCGCGCCAGCGCCGCGAACTGCTCCGCCGCCTCCGCCACGTTCGGCTTCCGCAGGAACCGCCGCCGCAGCTTGGCCGACACCAGCCGGTACCGCGACAGGAAGTCCCCGTCCCCGCCGAGGCCCGGCCCggagccgcccgccccgccggggccggagctgccCGCCGCCGACAGCATCGCGCGCCGCCCGGAACTGACGGGCCCCGCCCCGCGTGCCGCTGGCCAATCGGCGCCCGCTCCGGCGTCACGCGGacggcgcggcggggagcgcgcTGACAGCGAAGAGGGCGTGGTCACGTGGTGGGCGCGGTCAGCACCGCCCCTTTCGCCCCGCCCCGGGAGGCTCCTCCGGGcgggcccggccctgccccgccgcgggctcccccgccgcgccgcgccgcgccgcgccgcgccgcgccgcgccctgccctgccctgccctgccctgccctgccctgccctgccctgccctgccctgccccgccccgccccgccccgccccgccctgccctgccctgccctgccctgccctgccctccggGCGCACTCCCGAGAGACACCgcccggggctgcagggccggcGCCCAGCTCTGTGACCCTGGGACTTGCCGAGCTGCGGGTGGCCGGGCTCAGAGGCGCCCCTgggtcccagcagcagctggcccaGCCCTTCTCTCTCGGGGcggggaggagcagcagcaggagctgccttcCCGGTCAGAGACGGACACGGTGTGGGGCACTGCCTATGGGGAGTGAGCGTCAGCCCCTTCGCCCTGGGACTTctgctgcccgggggctgcctCTGCTTCGTCGCCAGcctcctgcttcctcctgcctgctaGCCCCCCCGCGGCACGTGGGGTCCCATCTCTTCTCACCTGCGCCATCGTCCCTCTTGTTTCCCCCAAAAGGGAAACCTGCGCTGCTACCGTGTGTCCTGCATGGCCCTCCACTCCGGAGTGGGGTGCGGGGTGCTGGCCAGGTGCGGGGCCGTGAGGATTTCTAGCCCCTGTGTCGAGGGACTCCGCTTTACGCGGGGGGAAAATGTGACTTCCCACACACAAGCTGCATAGGGCGCGCACGCTCTGGTGCTGCGGTGCTGAGGCTTCCGAACCACATACCGTTTCTGCTTTGATTCTTGTTAATGCTAATCGGAAAATGTGACCTTTATTTGCACGTTTCCACAGGAAGAGCTTGGCTTTCAGTGTTTCCCCACACCCCcattaaagaggaaaatggatATCCCTCTCCTGCTTTTAGCGTTTTTAGTAGCAGAGATGAAAGAGTCTTGTCCTCTGATTTTTAAGGTGCTCCTTCGACAGAGCTAcagtggggtttggggttgcTCAGGCCTTGACTGGAAAGATCAGAGGATTCAGtctttaacaaaacattttactgtCCCGAGTATTATTCAAGTGTTTGAGAGAAGCAGTTACTAGAACAGTTTGCAGTCTGAATGAAcatcctccctcctcctcattGCCCAGGCTGGGTTTCCCTGATGTGCGAGCGGCTCAGTCTGTGTCTCCAGATCTGCAGTCTTCTAAAATAAGCAAACAgcatagaaaacagaaaaaatacaaacagggaaatgttcttttctgcaGGGGAAGAATGGACACCAACGaataagaaaggcagaaaatctTGCTAGGCGCTTCTGTGGTGCGTTCCCTTTGGCCATTGGACCCCTTGCTGGATGTTCTTGGTATGGTCCAAGTGCCAAACAAGTGCTGTGCAATGGCCAGGCAAAGCTGCTGGTCCGGGGTGAACATGCCAGTGAAATGAGCAAAGGAAAATTGCTAAAGGAGATGCGGAGCTGTCTGAATACACAGAAAAGTGAGGCTGACCTGGAGTTACAAAGACTGCAAGAGAGGaaacaagaggaggaaaagtTATCATTGTCCTGGCTTGGGGTTACAGGTTTGCAACGTTTCCTGGCATGTCTGTCCTCCGAGGCCCACAGTGTACATTTCTGGGTTCCACCATGAAGCAAAATATTCACCCACTCCCCAAGTAATGCTCTGATGGGTGTCTCCCTCTTCCCGATGTTTCTGCACTCatcatttccctttcccttttccttctttctctggtGTGGAGACGATGTGGCACTCAGAAAACATTCACAGTGGATTCCCATTCCTATTCCTCCCATCActgctcttcctccccttgAAGGAGCCTGTCTCAGTCCTGGGCTCTGTAGctgcccttccccaggctgGGTGGAGACCCTCGGCCAAGGCTGTTTCTCCTTTGATGCTTCCAGCCTTCATTCTTCCTGGGAAATACGTTCTTCAGCTGtgtcagcagagctggtgcaggAAAACGTAAGGTCCCAGTTATCCTTTACTCTTCATTTACCGTCCCCCGCTTCCCCGGAAGCTCTAGCCCTGGTGATGTCAGTGGAAGAAACACAAAGTGGTTCcagtttctttctccatcttcccAGCAAGTCTTGTCTGGTAAATACCAGCAGTCAGAGCAAATCCTTGATGAGAAGGTGCTATGCCCGAGACCTTGGCCCCCCTGGAAAGCTTATATCTCTGTCACAGACCTGCTGTGGCTCAGCCCTCCCTGGTTCCTCAGGAGAGCTACCTTCAGCCTGCCCTGGATggtgcagagcacagccctCCGGAAGCTGCTGGACAAGGAGAAGAAGATGACTGGGTCAAGGCAGCTGTTGAGGGCTGAGATGCAGAGCACAAGCTCATTAGTGAGGTGGAGACCCTGCTTCCAGGGCAGACTAGAAATGGTCCCCACTTGTGCAAGGATGTAAGGAATGCGGACAATGTGGTAGGGGGTGAAGCATACAATGAAGATAATTAGGACTACAGAGGTCTTGGCAATGGCTCTTGTGCTGGTCCTCTTGTTCAGCTGCTGAGCTTTCACTGAGGAGACTCTGTGGAGCTTGGCAAATATCTTGCTGTAGAAgtagaggaagaggagcagcaggatgAAGAAAGTGGCTACTGCAACCATattaaaagctgctgctgtgatgCTTTTGCTCCTGAAGTGGAAGCATTTGTGGTCACAGGGCCCTTTCCCTCTTGtctcaaaaaagaaaggcagcatGAATGCTGTGTGCACCAACCAAACCACCCCAGAGGCCATGGTGCTACAGGACACAGTGTGAATCCTAAATTTCTGCAGGGGCCAGATGATCTTCAGATAGCGGTCAAGGCTGATCAGGCTGAGGAATGTGATGCTCACATACATGTTGAGGTAGAAGAAGGCCCCAATGATGTTGCAGAAGATCAGAGGCTCATTCTTGCTTTGAAAGGTGATGCggaagggcaggcagagggagagcagcaggtCAGAGAGTGCCAGGTTCCTCATATACACGGTGATGGAGGTCGTGCGCTGTGCGCTGCACGAAAACACCCAGAGTGCCAGGGCATTGCTGAGCAGCCCGATGATGAAGATGAGGGAGTACATCGCAGGGAGTGCCACAGAGAGGAACTCATCTCGGATCTGACAGCAGGAATTGCTGAGTCTGTGCTCTGTGGGCTGGCTGGCAGGAATGGGGGTGCTCAGGGAGTCCATCATTAGGGCCATGgatctagaaagaaaaatgcaggaggTGTTGGAGCGGACATATGGACTGCAGGGCAGAGCCAGCCTTGGGTGCTTTAGGATGGAGGCAACAGAGCTAGCTGGATTTGCTGTTTGcgactgtcatggtttagccccagccagcaactaagcaccacgcagccgctcgctcactccccctaccccggtgggatgggggagagaatcggaggggtaagagtgagaaacactcctgggttgagataagaacagtttaataatggaaataaagtaaaatagtaatgataatagtaacaatataataataataataataacaatatacaaagcaagtgatgcacaatgcaattgctcaccacccgccgaccgatacccagacagttcccgagcagcgatcactgctccccggccaaccccccccagtttatatactgagcatgacgtcatatggtatggaatagccctttggtcagtttggatcaactattctggttgtgtcccctcccagtttcttgtgcccctggcagagcatgggaagctgaaaagtccttgactagcataagcagtacttagcaacaactaaaaatatcagtgtgttatcaacattcttctcctactaaatccaaaacacagcactatgcctgctactaggaagaaaattaactctgtcccagccgaaaccaggacagcgaCACaccatgctttaaaaataccatgGGTTGAATGTCTCAAATTCACAGTTCTGTCTTGCTGCACAGGGGTGGTGCCACCAGGCACCTGATTGCTTCAAGCTGGATCCTTGTGGCATCTGTGTGTGCCTGCATATGCAGCCACCACAGTGCCTCTTACCTGGGAGGCTGTGCAGGTCCCTGCAAGGGCAGGCACTGACCCCTGTGTATGTGCACAGCCTGACTATCGACACAAGTATATAGAGATCTGGATGTGTGTCGTGCAggggtgtgtgcatgtatgtacaGCTCTGTGtgggtatgtgtgtgtatgtacaatTGCATGGCAGCATGACCTTCATGTGCAAGTGGGAGTCGGTATAGCGATACACGAGCTTTGTGTGTATCCGCACACTTGTGACTACTGCGGGGCTGTGACAGTTTGCCTGAGTGTGTGCAGCTGTGCCGCAGTCCCCATGCCCGTGTGCAACTCCAGCCATACTTGAGCCCATGTGTGTGGCagatgtccctgcctgtcctgggCTCCTTCTGCTGAGCCCACGGttctccccacccagccccagcccagctttTCCCACCAGCCATAGCCCCAACCTGAGCTAGCTGGCCTCAGTACCCCACACTCCCTCTTCCCCACCAGCATTCACCCACATGCCAAAAACATCCCAGTGATTCAtagcaagaagaaaagccaaCCCAGAGTCACCTACCTCTCTCAGcacctctcctctgctccttcccctcctgtgACAGTGGTTCCTGCTTTCACCGGAGCCCCTATAAGCCCTTGGCTGGTGACGACATCTCTTACCGTGACAAACATCCTCTACAGTTTCCCTGCTCCTCCCATGTGGGCTTGAtgggtttttccccttctgcccCTGGAGAGGGGGTGCATTTTGCAGGGGTTTGTCCTGATGCAGGCTCTTCAACACACCCCATGCACCCACTTCTCTGAGCAAGCACTGGCCATGGCAGCAGCTCATGTGAATGAGCCAATCTAGAGAGAGCAGGGGtccagcccagggtgctgctCTCTCCAAATCGGCTCATTCGTACCAGCATGGGTCAAGCTGCAAGCTGAACCTGATACCCCTCGTGAAAGCACCCCATGCCACATCACCCACTGCTCTCAGGGACCACGGGGGATGCTGGGCACTTAGGGGAGAGCTCAGCCACAGGGAGATGGGGCACAGCAGTGTGCCAGCTACCCCATGGCATCGGGGCTCTGAGTGTGAGTCTATGCTGGCAGAAGGAGGGGAGTTCTCCCAGCTTTTGCCCACGCCAAGGGGGAAGCGATTCAGCTGGAAGTCCTTTCCTGGAGACCCCTGGCCTGATCGTGCACTGGCTTCAGCCTTGCCCAAATGATATTCCCAGTGTTGCCTGCACCAAGCATCTGGCTGTGGTGGCATGGGGACAGACCAGAGCTGCCAGGACAGCTCCTCTGGGCATGGGATTTGCACAGACAGGGGACAGGTGGCGCGTCCCCTAGCCCTTATCCCAGACAGTGAAAGCACCACAGCCATGTGCGTGGAGCAGATTATTCTGCAAATCGTTCCCACATTAGCGGATTTAGCTCGCAGAGCAGCGTGAGGTGCATCCACACAGATGCAAATAGCCccggcaggcaggggaggaatGGGCAGGCGAtagcagagaaggagaaatccTTTCGTATGCTGCTCTCCgatggctgctgcagcagggtcTGGCTGGGGCTGAAAGAGCAAACAGAGCTGTACGCAGCCATCCTGACCAAAGATGGGACAGCACCCTCCATGCTGTCAGCACTGCTGTACACCCAGGAAAGGGGAGGCACCAACAGCCAAGGTGGCTGGGCAGAGCTCAGGGTTGAGCCCAGCATCCTCCCAGGCCCATGGCAAGCACTGCAGCCCCTCTTCCCACAAATACGACTGTCTCCAGCCGCCCCCAGGCAGCTCCTCATGCCCCTTCAAGTGACCTGAACTCAGGATCTCTTCACGTGCAACTCACATTCCAGTGCAAGCCCCAAAGGTCAGTAAATGAAGCAGGTGCTGAGGAGTGAGTCAGTCCTCCAGCCGCGTGCGTCTGAACGTGAGCAGTGCAAAACATCTgtcagcagtgcaggcagcggAGAGCTCTTGGCACCGAAATCCCTGAGAGCTtgggggctgccgggcagctCGTGGGGGCTATGGAGGTCTGAGCCCCTTGGGGAAAGGAGTTGTCTACATCCTACCCTCCTGGTTCCAaccctgcagctgccctgcaaGAGGCTTTAGGTCCAGCTGCGTTCAGACCCCTCAAAAGTAGGTCAAGTCACCATTCACATGGGCCAGAGAGAAACCCCTGCCCCTACCTGCCTGTGCTCTTACTCCTTGGCAGAGACTCGCCCAGGAAGTCTGTGGGCAGGTGCTGCACTGCCAGGGCATGTATCAGCACCAGTCACCCTCCTGCAGCAATGCCGCTTCCCAGGCCAGCGGAAATCTGCTGTTCATCTGCCTCCCTTCAACAGGAGCCCCCCAGCCCATGGGCTGCCTTCCCAGTATCATCAGTCTCAGGTTTGACCCTGAAGCTTAACCCAGACCTGGGGATGGGTTGGGTCACTGGCCATCCTCTGTTCTACTGCAAGGCACTGTCACATACCAACTTAGTGGCTCTGGGAAACAGGAATGAAATCCAGATCCATGGGGTGCCTTACCAGCGGGTGCACGTGGCTTGATTTGAAACACCTTGGCTGTGCTCCTCAGACACCCCGACAGCATCCCTGCCCTGGGTGAGCTCAAGGTGCTGCCTCTCTCCAGAGAGAAACCACAGCTTCCCTGCAGGGCCACCATAGGACTGAGTAAGGGAGGAGGGTTTGTTCTAGCTGTGGAAATCTTAAAGCTTGAAGAACAGAGGTCAGAGGCTGTCAAACCCCTGATTTCTCCAGCTCGTCCAGTGTCTTGTGCTGCATCAGCTTCACCTTGCTGAGTGGTTAGGAAAGATAAACCTAAGCAGACCTGCCAGCTGGCAGGCAGAGAAGTAACTGTAAACTGAGAAAGGCAAGGAGATTTGAAAGTGCATTTCTACAGCATCAACTGGCTGGTGTCAGCCACTTGGGTAAGCACACTGCCACACTCGTGTCCCCCATGTTCCTGCCCAGCCCTTCTGCAGCAACCCAGCTCCTGAAAGGACCCCAGGATGGAGCCGGGAGGAGTAAGCACCTGGTTTCTGCCACCCTGGGTGGGAGCCATGAGGGTGTAAAGGAGAAAAGCGAGGCCAGGTCGCAGGGAGGGATGTCGTCTGTTAGACAGGCTGGTTACCACTGGGATGGCACGAGCCTGGCTGTGCAAGCCCCATCCAGAGgttggcagagcagaggggtcTGCTGGGACTGGGAGCAGGAATAAGGTCTTTAGTCCTGAGGATGGGTGGTTGCTGCCCATGCTTGGCTTCAAGCGCAGGAAGCACACAGTCACCCACAGCTTGCACGCTGTCTTGCAGCACAGCAAGACGCCGACAGCTTGTGGTCTGTGTGGCTGTTGTGAGATGGTGTTTTGTGAGCATTACCATGCCACAGCATCATCACTTGCTTGGGGAGTTTTTTACTCATTCTGAAGAGTCACAGAGGGATGAGCTATATTATCAATCGCACT includes these proteins:
- the LOC142594836 gene encoding 40-kDa huntingtin-associated protein-like, encoding MLSAAGSSGPGGAGGSGPGLGGDGDFLSRYRLVSAKLRRRFLRKPNVAEAAEQFAALARELRAQESLPYAAWCQLAVARCAQSLFHGPAEAAALAEAARLFLRQERDLRQRLGLRGGFGEHVAAAQSCGAFAARLHLERGQPALAAGLCLELAAALRDTGRPARAAAHLQRAAELLAAARLPLEALRCLAERASCLLLGRDYAGALAALTRAQALAGAGLSGGGGGGGGAPGGAFLDVLARCEVSRVLLLLLLQPPPAKLLPEHARTLEQYCWEAPEGGAAPGAGGGPGAGGGLPPAASYLPAELFLLLQSAVLACQEKDAEALKALQAELWPLLSAEQNHLLHLVLQEMLSPAGQGL
- the LOC104034096 gene encoding putative G-protein coupled receptor 34; translation: MDSLSTPIPASQPTEHRLSNSCCQIRDEFLSVALPAMYSLIFIIGLLSNALALWVFSCSAQRTTSITVYMRNLALSDLLLSLCLPFRITFQSKNEPLIFCNIIGAFFYLNMYVSITFLSLISLDRYLKIIWPLQKFRIHTVSCSTMASGVVWLVHTAFMLPFFFETRGKGPCDHKCFHFRSKSITAAAFNMVAVATFFILLLLFLYFYSKIFAKLHRVSSVKAQQLNKRTSTRAIAKTSVVLIIFIVCFTPYHIVRIPYILAQVGTISSLPWKQGLHLTNELVLCISALNSCLDPVIFFSLSSSFRRAVLCTIQGRLKVALLRNQGGLSHSRSVTEI